Within the Ochrobactrum vermis genome, the region TGCACCAACAGGGGCTGAAGGTGGCGATGATCACCGGCGACAACCGTCGCACGGCACAGGCAATCGCAAAACGTCTGGGCATAGACGAAGTGGTGGCGGAAGTCCTACCGGACGGTAAGGTCGAAGCGCTGAAGCGTCTTTCGGCTGGCGGCAAGCGGATTGCCTTTGTCGGCGACGGCATCAATGACGCGCCAGCCCTCGCTGCCGCCGATGTTGGTATCGCCATCGGCACCGGCACGGATATCGCGATTGAGAGCGCAGACGTCGTCTTGATGTCGGGCGATCTGCGCGGAGTGGTCAATGCCATTGCAATATCGAAGGCGACGATACGCAATATCGGTGAGAACCTGTTCTGGGCTTTTGCCTATAATGTCGCCCTGATCCCTGTAGCTGCCGGTGTTCTTTATCCTTTCACTGGAACGCTGTTGTCGCCGGTTCTGGCAGCAGGTGCCATGGCATTCTCAAGCATTTTTGTTCTGAGCAATGCCTTGCGGCTCAAGGCTTTCAAAAGCCCGATAGAGGTTTGAGCAAAAGAAAAGGCGCGGTCGCGGCCGCGCATTTTCGCTTTAGTGGGTTCCTACAGCCTTGCCGTAAGTGCGCACGACATTGCGAACCGCTTCGACCATCAGGGCATGCGGCGTTGCTTCGACCGCACCCGAGGCGACGGCCGGATAAAGCGTACCCAGATACTGGCTGATCAGCGTTTCGGGTATCTTGCGACCTTCCAGACGCTTCAAAAGCGCATCGACGGCGGCGGTCGCCACCGGGTGCGGCCAGTAATAGCGGATGCGGTCGCTATAGGAGAAATGGCGTTGCAGGCGCAGTTCCTCCGCGTCGCCGTGATAGTATTTTTCCCAGTTCTTCGGCTCGGCCAGAAGCAGCGCTTCCATCTTGCCGCGCAGGGTTTTTTCATCCGGCAGCTTGTCGAGGAAAGCCGCAATCTGGTCGAGACCGTAAAGCGCCTCGCGCAGTGCAAACGTCAGGCCGGGGCCGACTTTCAAAATGGCAAAACCGTCGTGCACGAGGTCGGAAAGCGCTTCCACCGGTTGGTAATCGGTCGAATGGGCTTCGAACACGAATTGCGGCATTTCGCTCAGAACACCGCTCAGCGCCGTCGCTTTTTCGCTGTTGTAGAAGACGACATTTTCGTTGCCGAATTCGACACCCGGCTGCACCACAACGCCGATGGCGCGGGCAAAGGCGTCTTCCAGTCCCAGTGCCGCGAAAGCCTTGCGGTGAATGGCGACGGTTTCGACTGCTGCGCCCGGCGTGGTCAGTTCCAGCTCTTCGATTTCTTCCATCGCGCCGCCGGGAATTGGCACTTCAGTGCCGATGATATAGACCGGCAAGTCATATCCGGCTTCGCGGGCCGCTGCTTCCGAAACCTTGGCCAGACGCGCGGCGCGCTCGGCGGTCACGGCATCAGGCAGCGCGACTGGCTCGCCAGCGCAGCCCATCGACGTATCGAGATGGATTTTGGTGAAGCCTGCGCGCACAAAGGCATCAATCATCACATCCGACTTCGCAAGGGCTTCTTCGGCTGGCAGATGCTTCCACGGGTTGGGGCCGAGATGGTCGCCACCCAGAATAAGCCGCTTGGTGTCGAAGCCGACGCGCGCGGCGATGTGTTCCACGAAGCGGCGGAAGTCGACAGGCGTCATGCCCGTATAGCCGCGATCCTGATTGACCTGATTACAGGTGGCCTCGATCAGCACGTCCGTCTCGGCCGCCATGCCTTCGAGGAGGGCTGCTTCGATCACCAGCGGATGTGCAGAGCAGATAGATGTGATGCCACCGCGAACGCCGCTGGCGTAACGGGCGGGAAGTACGCTCAGAACGTTCGTGCTGCTCATGCTGGAACTCCGTTTTTCTGCAAGAAGGCTACAATTTCAGCCATGGTCGAGGTGCCTTCCATCGGTCCCTTGACGCCGACGGCGCGAGCGCCGGTGGCATTGGCGATGACTAGAGCTTCCTTCGTTGCCATGCCGCGCAGCCAGCAGGTGATGAATGCCGCGCCAAAACTGTCGCCCGCGCCGGTCGGGTCGATTTCATTGACCTTGAAAGCAGGCGCGAAAACTTCGCCGGACTGGTCGAAATAGCTGGCGCCGTCCGCGCCGCGCTTGATCACAACGGCTTTGATACCGCGCGCCAGCAGTTCTTCTACGGCGGCTTTTTCCTCGGTCGCCTTGGTGAAGAGGAAAATTTCCGGGCCGCTCGGCATGAACAGGTCGGTGTTTTCCAGCGCATGGGCCAGTGCCTGGCGCATGCCCGGCAATTCCAGCATTTCCTTGCGGATATTCGGGTCGAAGGACACTGTGCCGCCCTTCGCCTTGATGCGGATTGTCGCCTCGTGGATCGCCGAAACGATACCATCGGAGAACAAGGCCGAACCCATAATATGCAGGTGATCGGCGGTCTCGATCAGCTTGTCGGCTTCCGGTGTCAGGCCAATCGCGCTGCACGCGCTGTGCTTGATGTTGAAGATGAAATCGCGATTGCCATCCGGGCGATAGCGCACGAAAGCGCTGCCGGTCGCGGCTGTGGGGTGTACGCCGATGGCCGAAACATCCACGCCGTCTTTTTGCAGGCGCTCGACATTGAGCGCGCCGAAATCGTCATTGCCGACCGCGCTGACCATGCCGCAAGGCTGGCCCATCTTGGCCGCCTGATCGATGAAGATCGCAGGCGCGCCGGAAGCGAACGGGCCGATCAACGGGATGGCGGATTTGAAACCGTTGCCGGTTTCCACGGCCATGATCTCGACGACGATTTCGCCGATGGTGATGATCTTTTTCATGAGGTGCACCGCAATTACGTCCGTACGGATTTGGAGCGCACATCGAGCCAGACCGCGACCAGAATGACCACGCCCTTGACGATGAGCTGATAGAAGTAAGGCACCGACAGCATGTTCATCCCGTTATTGATGACGCCGATGATAAGCGCGCCGAGAATGGTGCCGACCATGGTGCCGACGCCGCCAGCAAGCGAGGTGCCGCCCAGAACGACTGCCGCAATGGCGTCGAGTTCATAGCCCATGCCCGCATTGGTCTGCGCCGAGGACAGGCGCGACGAGAGCAGAATGCCGCTGATCGCCGCCATCACGCCGGAAAGCATGAAGACGATGATCTTGATGCGGTCGACACGGATGCCCGAATAGATCGCGGCTTCCTTGTTGCCGCCCGACAGGTAGATGCGGCGGCCGAACACGGTCTTGGACAGCAGGATATAGTTGAAGATGAACAGGACGCCGACGATCCAGATGATGATCGGCAGGCCGAGCCAGTTTTCCGACCCGATGGCGAGCCAGGTGTCGTTTTCGATGATTTCCGGCGCGCCATTGGTCGGCAGGCTGACCATGCCGCGATAGATGCCCATTGTCGCGACCGTCACGATGAAGGAGGGCAGCATCAGTTTTGCCGAAAGCACACCATTCAGTCCGCCCATGATGGCGCCCGCCGCGAGCGTGAAAACCACGGTTGGCACAAAGCCGAACCCCATGGAGAAGGCTTGCGCCGCCACCATGCCGGAAACCGCGATGATGGAGCCAATCGAAAGGTCGATCTCACCGAGCAGGATCACATAGGTCATGC harbors:
- a CDS encoding D-tagatose-bisphosphate aldolase, class II, non-catalytic subunit, which gives rise to MSSTNVLSVLPARYASGVRGGITSICSAHPLVIEAALLEGMAAETDVLIEATCNQVNQDRGYTGMTPVDFRRFVEHIAARVGFDTKRLILGGDHLGPNPWKHLPAEEALAKSDVMIDAFVRAGFTKIHLDTSMGCAGEPVALPDAVTAERAARLAKVSEAAAREAGYDLPVYIIGTEVPIPGGAMEEIEELELTTPGAAVETVAIHRKAFAALGLEDAFARAIGVVVQPGVEFGNENVVFYNSEKATALSGVLSEMPQFVFEAHSTDYQPVEALSDLVHDGFAILKVGPGLTFALREALYGLDQIAAFLDKLPDEKTLRGKMEALLLAEPKNWEKYYHGDAEELRLQRHFSYSDRIRYYWPHPVATAAVDALLKRLEGRKIPETLISQYLGTLYPAVASGAVEATPHALMVEAVRNVVRTYGKAVGTH
- a CDS encoding ABC transporter permease — encoded protein: MSNPQNLQKKAVDAEVRRSLFSSPLVRQYGGIIVSLAVLCVVFAVLNPRFLAFNNFMNIMQQVAVIAVAAYGMTYVILLGEIDLSIGSIIAVSGMVAAQAFSMGFGFVPTVVFTLAAGAIMGGLNGVLSAKLMLPSFIVTVATMGIYRGMVSLPTNGAPEIIENDTWLAIGSENWLGLPIIIWIVGVLFIFNYILLSKTVFGRRIYLSGGNKEAAIYSGIRVDRIKIIVFMLSGVMAAISGILLSSRLSSAQTNAGMGYELDAIAAVVLGGTSLAGGVGTMVGTILGALIIGVINNGMNMLSVPYFYQLIVKGVVILVAVWLDVRSKSVRT
- a CDS encoding tagatose kinase; the encoded protein is MKKIITIGEIVVEIMAVETGNGFKSAIPLIGPFASGAPAIFIDQAAKMGQPCGMVSAVGNDDFGALNVERLQKDGVDVSAIGVHPTAATGSAFVRYRPDGNRDFIFNIKHSACSAIGLTPEADKLIETADHLHIMGSALFSDGIVSAIHEATIRIKAKGGTVSFDPNIRKEMLELPGMRQALAHALENTDLFMPSGPEIFLFTKATEEKAAVEELLARGIKAVVIKRGADGASYFDQSGEVFAPAFKVNEIDPTGAGDSFGAAFITCWLRGMATKEALVIANATGARAVGVKGPMEGTSTMAEIVAFLQKNGVPA